One Helianthus annuus cultivar XRQ/B chromosome 7, HanXRQr2.0-SUNRISE, whole genome shotgun sequence genomic region harbors:
- the LOC110866508 gene encoding uncharacterized protein LOC110866508: MLKGVLGEVISEYQLAFIKRKYSLDKPLVVNEIITWCKKINKQVYILKIDFEKAYDNVNWNFVIDTMRQMEFPGIWCDWIHGVLESARSAVLVNGAPTFEFQCGKARDGGVVHGIKTPNYGPIISHLLYADDAIIIGEWEAENLLNVVRILRVFYMCYVLKINLKKSNLYGIRVLNSEVKDKAKVVG, encoded by the exons ATGTTGAAAGGAGTTTTGGGAGAGGTCATATCGGAGTACCAATTGGCTTTCATCAAAAGGAAATATAGTTTGGACAAGCCTCTTGTGGTAAACGAAATCATCACGTGGTGCAAAAAGATCAATAAACAAGTGTATATTCtgaaaattgattttgaaaaggccTATGACAATGTTAACTGGAACTTTGTGATTGACACTATGAGGCAAATGGAGTTTCCCGGCATTTGGTGTGATTGGATTCATGGGGTTTTGGAGTCGGCTAGATCCGCAGTCCTCGTTAACGGAGCTCCCACCTTCGAATTCCAATGCGGTAAAG CTAGGGATGGAGGTGTGGTACATGGTATTAAAACCCCTAATTACGGGCCTATCATCTCACATCTTCTTTATGCGGACGATGCCATCATTATAGGGGAATGGGAGGCTGAAAATTTACTGAATGTCGTGAGAATCCTGCGAGTATTCTACATGTGCTATGTGCTGAAAATAAATCTCAAAAAATCTAATCTTTATGGTATTCGAGTACTTAACTCGGAAGTGAAGGACAAGGCTAAAGTGGTTGGGTAA